Within the Debaryomyces hansenii CBS767 chromosome E complete sequence genome, the region AAGTATATAAGGAccttgaataatatatatgtcTCGATATATTTAGCGGCCGGTTTAGTATAGTAGATAAAATGTGGCTATCCACGCAGCGCAAGGAGAGTGGGTCTTAGCCCAACAAGATTCGGTCGTTACACTACTAATTGCACATGAAGCTTCTTCCGGGCTTTATTTTCCAGCAAACATAAAATTAGAGAAATACATAACAACTAAACATTAAAAGTAATATAGTTGTTGCTGTCGATACTCATGTTAGATTTATAGTTACTGCTAATGATGTTTTACATTGTTTCACAATACGTTCATTCGGTATTAAAATTGATGCTTGTCCTGGTCGTTTAAATCAAGTTAGTGCTTTAATACAAAGAACTGGAAGTATTCTTTAATTGGTATTTATGAACGCCGAAACCTCTCAGAAATTTTTTCGCAAAATCAAGATATTACAATATGCCCTCAAAATTAGataattgaatcattatgGCAGTTTTACGTGGATCAGCAGCAGACAAGGGCGGGTACTATTTCAGATATTTCAGCagatatattcaatttcgtGTTTGATAAGTTTTTTTGCCATTAAGTGGTTAGGTGTAACCTGACTTTAACAAGCTGAGTTTGCACCTTAGAGGTCAGAGCCCCTGTCAATGGGCCATCAATGgcttttttcaatatatgaattattattagaaattgaataatttaaaacaaCTAAAACTATTGCAAAGATACCAGACCAATCTTATATAACAAACTGTAAAGAGACGGAggttatttgaatttataaatataagcGGTCTTTCCATGAATTCAAGAACAAATATGTTTAACTGATTGGACACAACAATACTTTCTCGTTTCTGACCCTGTGATGCATAGTTCTCTCAAAGAATTAGTATCGCtgtattttataattttctCCAATTCCTCCCTTGATTGTAAAATTGCATTAGCATTTTatgaaagaaagaatatAGTATCTGAGGAATTTGAGAACATTTATCAAAGACCAAGTGTATCATCAACTGGATGTTCTAAGGTTTTCTCTGCCTTAAAAGAGTCTTAaacatttttatttcttaCTCACCGCACCTCTGCCTTTTTTTCGTTAGAAGCATTTTACAACTCAAATGAAACCGAGACATAGTACTTTTTTGTATGCAAGAGGGTTGTACACCTTGACTAGAGAGAGCGCGCAATGTCCAAGTAGAGAAAACTGCCTCAactgaattttttttcatacAAACCGAATGGTAATGCGCTTCTTCCCGCATCAGTATGTCCTAATGTCACATTATCAACTTAAAAATACGATCTTGACAAAATTTTGAGCTTCAGATATTATATGGAGTGCAAATTAATACAAAATAAGTTTACATTCACACTAAGTcagataaattattaaatctCTTGACATAAACTATTTGAATAAGCGAAAGTCTTGCTATTGTAAAACTATGTTAACATGCATTCAAGACTAGACAATGTAATAAgctaagaaattaaaaagatAATACATCAATAAGATACAATGCTTCATAGTTGCATGAAGTATTTTATTGGATAATTCGAGAAAATAGGTAAAGATATAAATCCAAAAGTTATCTGATTAATCTTGGCgtgatttattttttatgCAGAATCGGACATATGGATTTCAAATCGGCGAATAAACGGGCTTATAGATATagatatagatatatttttatatatacatatgaTGTACATAGATTGCCAGAATATTAAGAGGAAATTTTAAGATAACACTACATTTATTGAGAAAACACTCTTTCCAATATGAAAGATGTGAAtagagaaaaattgaaactgAAGTgcctttttcaaattctgatgatgaatttgttAAGAAGTCGAGAGGTGTTCTTCTCATGTCATCTGTTAAAGATTTGATAAAAGAGGAAGGCGTAAGAAGCAAAGCTATGTGGatcataattatttctatttgGGTTCTTTCATGGTCACTCTCGTTAGATAATCAGACAACCTCAAATTATCAGGTATACGCAACCTCAGATTATGGACATCATACTTTAATTTTTACTTTAGGTATTGCAAGTAGTATTGTAAGTGCAGTGGGTCAATTGTGCTTCGCAAAATTTGCTGATATGACTTCTCGGCCAATGACTTATATTGTTGCATTACTTTTGTACGTGACTGGGTACATCATTATCCCTGCTGGttccaaaatttcatcatatATAGTAGGGATTTATTTGGTGATCTTGGAAGTTCTATTTTGGATCTGACTAATACATTTATTGTTGGAGATCTTACTCCATTAAAATGGAGGTGCTTTGGTCTTGGTGTTGTAGATTCGcataatattattaatccTTGGTTTGCTGGCTTTATAGTAGACGAAATAACAATAAGTAACTGGAGGTGGGGCTATGGTATGTTTACTATTATTGTTCCTGTAACACTAATTCCTGCAATAGCTAGTCTCGGTTACTATCAAAGAAAAGCTTCCAAGATTGGAATTGTACAAGAAAAATCAGAACTACAAGGCATTAAAGTGTATAAAGATAATAGTAGTTGGATGCAAGTATACTTCAGTGTTctaaaagaaattgacatTATAGGATTGCTTCTATTGGGTACGTCGTTAGCTCTTATTCTTTTGCCTTTATCGTTGTATCGGATAGCAGAAAATGGCTGGAAAAATCCAAGTATTATTGCAATGTTTGTTGTAGGAGGTGtattattgataagttTCGTtctatttgaaatatattttgcacCATATCCATGTATTCAtaagaagaattttaaCAGAACTGTGACTACAGAAGTCATTTTCAACGTTTTTTATTTCATGTCGTCGACTATGCGCAAAACTTACCTTTCgtctttttttttgatctATAAAGATTGGAATAATAGGGATTGGActtattttaataaatctattgTAGTATCAAAATGCCTTTGGTCTTGTGGCTGGCTTGATACTCAGACGTACCCGtcattataaatatttgcaaATAATTGGGATATCTATTGAGATCATTGGTGTTGGTTTGTTGATAAGCATCACAGATCCCAACACAAATACAGCAACGCTAGTAATGTCCCAAATTCCATCTGGCATGGGTGGAGGTTTAAGTGTTTATAGTTCACGTACTG harbors:
- a CDS encoding DEHA2E00572p (no similarity), yielding MHSSLKELVSSYFIIFSNSSLDCKIALAFYERKNIVSEEFENIYQRPSVSSTGCSKVFSALKES